The Kiritimatiellia bacterium genome contains a region encoding:
- a CDS encoding AbrB/MazE/SpoVT family DNA-binding domain-containing protein, giving the protein MKTTVRTDDVYFSTKGQVVIPRWLRREYQIEEGTRAVVYPEGDHIIVKPVTGRFIRGLRGSLKGTKAMAVLQEERRREREL; this is encoded by the coding sequence ATGAAAACAACAGTAAGAACGGATGACGTTTATTTCTCCACCAAGGGCCAGGTGGTCATCCCGCGCTGGCTGCGCAGGGAATACCAGATTGAAGAAGGAACGCGCGCAGTTGTCTATCCGGAAGGCGACCATATCATTGTGAAACCTGTTACCGGGCGGTTCATTCGCGGACTGCGGGGGTCGTTGAAAGGGACGAAGGCAATGGCGGTGTTGCAGGAAGAACGTCGGCGCGAGAGGGAGTTGTAA
- a CDS encoding type II toxin-antitoxin system VapC family toxin, whose protein sequence is MATCVLDSWALMAFFQDEPAAERVERLLEQAAAGRGKLLLSVINWGEIYYSILRTAGEAMVEQKAREITALPIEIVPVESDLALVRQAASYKAAKKMSYADCFAAALAKIKKAELITGDPEFKQVANEIKIGWLK, encoded by the coding sequence ATGGCAACCTGTGTTCTGGACAGCTGGGCGCTGATGGCTTTTTTCCAGGATGAACCGGCGGCAGAACGGGTGGAACGCTTGTTGGAACAGGCGGCCGCGGGCCGCGGCAAACTACTGCTCTCGGTTATTAACTGGGGGGAAATATATTACTCAATTCTGCGGACGGCAGGCGAAGCAATGGTGGAACAAAAAGCGCGGGAAATTACCGCATTGCCGATTGAAATTGTCCCCGTGGAATCCGACCTTGCCCTGGTGCGCCAGGCCGCCAGCTACAAGGCCGCAAAAAAGATGTCTTACGCCGACTGTTTTGCCGCAGCCCTGGCAAAAATCAAAAAAGCCGAACTTATCACCGGCGATCCGGAATTCAAGCAGGTTGCAAATGAAATCAAAATTGGCTGGCTGAAATGA